aaacaatttaaataaataaacatttgggGCAGAAATATGTTCTCGAACGTGAAATTACACATGCCTTAAACTTGTATgcaatctgtaaatacgaataaaattgttaaaattacgagcctagttggtttagccatggaaataAACAGCAACCTTCCAGTTAGCCATGATATGTTGAgctaatgagtgggctggacatgccgggagatgagttcggattgatctgccatgtagcatgtTTCTCTCTATAATATCAGCTGGTCAAGTATGTGTAAGTAATCCTTTCTAatgtggcttttttgaaagatatcgcGTAGTAAACCTGCATAAGTGTTGTTCtgcactttctggaggaccgagttttgaaaatCAGTGGAATAAGATTATGATAGCTAAGGAAATTGAGAAAATTATAGCGTTTGATTGCAAACATGCAGacagagtcgaaaagagaacacacagaaggctccGGAagacatcttcaaactaagggcaaacaTGGCATCGGTGACTAAGAGGGAGAagtgtccatccatgtatatgggtaagagagtctagctagctacattgtcagataatacacatttctaatttagtcagaaattcattttcatttcaagttaaagtgaaacttttagctagctagctaacgttagctggctggctagttaatgttacgtgtatgatctgtgtagtaatattattctttgcattgctagttaagcctgatgttagctagctaacattgaacctggttggttagctacctgcagattcatgtagGGTTGTaccgttatgagttgggattatggttaattgtttagctagctacatgtcaaaaaaaaaaaaaaagactccactatgcaagtatctACTTCAATAGAATGTTAATGTCACTGgaacaactgttgatagacgtagctggtaaattcgttCTGGctgtctactccgatttcagagcactctcgtcagtgtgccagagcacagaataactgacaaatttacaaacgctcaacacctgttgaataagGCCAGtatcagtaaacgttggcaaaaaaagcgtaattagATTGTTGCCAGCAggacagttgcagtcaccaatgcactggataacataaaaaaatctgcctaaccagctctgccagggcgAGTAAAATTGTCAGAGTGAGCAGATCTTTCATTTGTGTCTAgacgtaaactcagcaaaaaaaaagaaacgtcctctgtcAACTGTGCGTGGTGGCATTATTTTCAgctaacttaacatgtgtaaatatttgtatgaacataagattcaacaactgatacaaactgaacaagtcccacagacatgtgactaacagaaatggagtaatgtgtccctgaacaaagggcgTGGTTGGtcaaaaatcaaaagtaacagtcagtctctggtgtggccaccagctgcattaagtactgcagtgcatctcctcctcatggactgcaccagatttcccagttcttgctgtgagatgttaccccactcttccaccaaggcacctgcaagttcccggaaatttctgggggggggggtggccctagccctcaccctccgatccaacaggtcccagacatgctcaatgggattgagatccgggctcttcgctggcattggcagaacactgacattcctgtcttgcctttgagatattttgtagtcacgtttcacaatttgGAACCGCTGTTTTTATGGaacaaacgcgccaaataaatggacatgttggatatatatggacggaattaatcgaacaaaaggaccatttgtgatgtttatgggacatattggagtgccaacaacagaagctcgtcaaaggtaaggcatgaattatatttttatttctgcgttttgtgtcgcgcctgcagggttgaaatatgcgtatctctttgtttacaatggtgctatcctcagataatagcatcgtatgttTTCGCCGAAAagtctatttgaattctgacatgttggctggattcacaaccagtgtagctttaatttggtatctttcatgtgtgatttaatgaaagtttgatttttatagtaattaatttgaatttggcgctctgcattttctctggctttttgcgaAGTGAGaaagtagcgtcccgcctaaactcagattttggatataaatatgaactttaccgaacaaaacatacatgtattgtgtaacatgaagtcctatgagtgtcatctgatgaagatcaaaggttagtgattaattttatctctatttctgctttttgttactcctctctttggctggaaaaatggctgtatttttctgtgacttggctctaacctaacaatcgtttggtgtgctttcattgtctaacctttttgaaatcggacatgttggctggatttacaacaagtgtatctttaaaattgtgtaaaatacttgtatgtttgagtaatttaaattatgggatttctgttgttttgaatttggcgccctgcagtttcactggctgttgacgaggtgggacgctaccgtcccacataccctagtgaggttaattgtttatggttcattgaacaagcatggaaaacagtgtttaaaccctttacaatgaagatctgaagttatttggatttttaggaattatctttgaaagacagggtcctgaaaaagggacgtttctatttttgctgagtttagctagcttgctaaccaacattagccagttagcttgggtgcttgactgctgttaggtcagaacgcttggatcaaccctacttttcgaccagagcatccagtgtgccctcagagcgaaacactcaatttacgaatggacaatctgacaacagtTTATTTACACCCAGAGCAccctctggcactccagattaaatttacgaACAGACccatagtataaaccagcctttagtgttgaaatctttggttgtttagtacatagccGCACATGTGAAtttcttacccaagaagacttacagctgtaattgctgccaaaggtgtttctaccaTGTACTGACTCAGggtacttatctaatcaaggtatatAATTTCTTTTATTCATTAatccttaaaaaatatatagagaATTGTTCTACTTAGACAGTaatgtgtagattgttgacaaaaatacaattaaatccattttaattccactttgtaacaataaaataaattaataGACTTTCTATAGACActatatctgatgctgtctgccCAAAAAGATTTTGGCATCGGATACATGGGCTACATACAGTAagacagagaggcgctgtttCGATCACTGATGCTTTCTCCAATGAGATAGTTTCAGCCACTTGTGAATTGAAGGAAAGTTGGCAGTTGAACAGTGCACTGTTCAGATGCTAGAATTATTTTGGGATTAATGTAAAAATGTCTCTCTCatcaaatcacttcaaaaagtgaCTGGTTCATGTTCATGGCACATTAAAAGGTAGtacatttttacagttaaattACTCTTCACTATAAATGAAAACAATTGGGGGCGAACAGGCCTCTGCCTGGGACCTCCAAATCACTATTCGGCCccaaatatgtttttttatttcatgCATCAAaatacaattttttattttaaaactaaCCATTAAGATTTGTTGACAATTTGGACTTTGTGGCTACTATACAAGCTAATTGGAACCTAATTACTTAAGGAGTCCATTGAGCAGGAAGACCAGGTGTGCGCGTGCGCAATACAGCGCGAGCGAACCACAActaaaatattactaaacggtaAATACAAATGGACAATTGTCCTTATCACAACATACGTCATAACGCGAAGAACATGTGTGCCCCATACTTTCATAATTGTTAACAGCAATTAATCTTTGTGCAAAAGCTCAAAGCAGTTTCTGTAGGATGTGATATCGTGCAATTCGGTCTATGGCAGATAAAGGCTGGAAAATAAATTCAATCATTTAAAATCAGCAAATTTCACCGAAGCCTTTCAGTCTTTGAAAAGTTCGGAGTTAAACAGTGCAAAAACAAAGTATCTGACTCACCCGGGATCTTTAGTATGAATTTGGGACAGCAAAAATGCATATAAAACGTTTGGAAAACACACAATaacaactagctagctgggacaaACGACACAGAACACTATGCAATGGTGTGGAGTCGCACGTCCCCACAGCAGCTCGCGCTTTTCAAACTATACCTGAAGATGTGTCTTGGAGATATCTCTCCAACTGCGGGAATGTGAGCTCCGGTAGATCCAGCAAAGCTCCATAACGCTCTAGAAAAGAGCATATCACGGCGTAGCTTGGGCACAAATCGGAGGAGAAACCCGCCGATGGAGCCGAGGCAGCCATCTTTTCCAATGGTGGAGCAGCAGACTCGAAAAGCTCGGAGGACCAATGATTGCCCACAATTCACCGCGAAAAAGAAAATAGCAGCCCAGAGGTCTTTGCGGTAAAAAGTAAAATTACTAATGTAAAGAGTATGCGCGCGGAATGATCCTTCAGTGATACTATTTAGGCACTGATGAAGGTGTGAAGAGTTTCACATTCTTCCATAGTTAGGCAATTTAGCCCCAAATAAATACATGGAAAGTCTGCCATACAGTGGCTCGGACGCAGCTGCCATTTTGTAGCTTGAATAACTTCTACAATGTGATACACTGCCTGCCTATTGGCAATTGTATCAATTCATCCACTTGTAACGCCACGAACACTCAGTGGggataaaagtaaagataccatcATAGAGAATGGCTCAAaaaatgaaagtcacccagtaaaatactacttgagttaatcaaaaagtatttggttttaaatatacttaagtatcaaaagtaaaagtataaatcatttcaaattccttataaaaAAGCACACCAGATAGCATCgtcttttattttttacatttacagatagccaggggcatgctccaactCTCAGGCATCACTTAAAAACAAAGTATGTGTTTAGTGAGATCAGGGGCAGTagggatgttatcttgataaATGTGTGATCTAGGCAATTTTCCtgacctgctaagcattcaaaatgcaacgggtgcttttgggtgtcagggaaaatgtatggagcaaaaagtacattattttctttaggaatgtggttaaataaaagttgtcaaaaataaatagtaaagtatagaTATCCCAAAAAACTAAGTATTTTTACTTATTCTCCACAGCAAAAATATAATTTTGGGAAAACTATAGAATTATGTTTTCCATGCAAAGCTGTATTTCACCCACCAAAAACATGATTTTGCTAATGATTTAGAAGTCAATTACCCTGATTTTTCAAATGCAATGAATGATGGTAAATACTGACACAGGTAAtgttacaaaagtatgtggacatcccttcaaaattagtggattcggccatttcagccacacccgttgctgacaggtgtataaaatcaagcacagccacgcaatctctatagacaaacattggcagtagaatggccttactgaagagcttagtgactttcaatatggcagtcataagatgccacctttccaacaagtcagtttgtaaaatatCTGCCCTGCCCccttcaactgtaggtgctgttattgtgaagtggaaatgtctaggaacaAAAGGCTCAGCCACACAAACTTACAGAACTgaaccgccaagtgctgaaaTGCGTAAAAATagtttgtcctcggttgcaacactcactgccgagtttgaaactgcctctggaagcaacgtcagcacaagaactgttcgtcgggagcttccatgggagagcagccgcacacaagcctaagatcaccatgtgcaatgccaagctgCCGCTGGAGTGTTATAAAGTTTgtctccattggactctggagcagtggaaacgagttctctggagttatgaatcacgcttcaccatctggcagtcccgaCGGACCAATCTAGGTTTGGTTGATGCCATGAGAACACTACCTgatcgaatgcatagtgccaactgtaaagtttggaggaggcataatggtctggggctgtttttcatggtttgggctaggccccttccagtgaagggaaatcttaatgctacactATACAGTCATACATACTAGACAGTTCTGCGCTTACAACTtcttggcaacagtttggggaaggccctttcctgttgcaGCATGACactgcccccatgcacaaagcgaggtccatatagaaatggtttgttgagatcagtgtggaagaacttgactggcctgcagagccctgaactcaaccccatcgaacacctttgggatgaattggaatgccgaccaCGAGCaaggcctaatctcccaacatcagtgcctgacctcactaatgctcttgttgctgaatggaagcaagtccccacagcaatgttccaacatctagtggaacgccttcccagaagagtgaaggctgttttcgcagcaaagggggggaccatcTTCATAtgaatacccatgattttggcaTGTCCATACATTGTCATACAAAATGTTCCAGATATTTTTTATATTACACATGCAATTGTAATTCACACAGACAAGTTAAATTGCTTAACTTTTTAACCACCATTATGACAAATTAAGTAAAAGTAACAGTTTGGCAATAGGTTGCAACTACATTCTAGATGCTCTGGGGTGGGTGTCAAGAACCAAAGTGACTTTAAAAAGGCAAAGGCTCCGTTTTAATGCAAGCATTGTGTAACTTCCCATAGTGAaaggtaatttggtcaaataATTTCAAAGaaaacatttacaaacatttactatttttattttttttctcaacACTTGAAAAAGGTATTTGGATAATTTCCAGATGACTCATGATGacctgttaaaaaaaatatagaaaattaGAGCAGACATTTTTCTACCTTAAACTTTTTTGCACTCCTTTTAGGCTATGCTAACAAAATGCATAGATTTATGTCAATGGGCAACGTGTTGTCTGAAACCAAGCGTCTCTGCCAGCCGTGGTGGGATGCAGACAGACCGAGATAGTAGGAAACAGGGTTTCTGTGTTCAGGGGGAACGACAAAGCAGCACTGTGCAAGCTGTACTGGAACTTATCCTGCCTTTTTAACACTTAGCTAAACCTGCCTTACATTGGGACAATTGTGACTCTGGTTTGGGGCTCCCTCATGGTTATGCTGTGGGGACGGGTGTCGCAGGTGCGACGGCAGCGGCCTCCGGCTTGGCTCCCTTCTGCTCTGAGATGGGGGTTGAAGGGACCTGCTCGTCCTTGGGTTCCACGATGCTCACGTGGTCGGGGAGAGGCTTCTTGGGGCCGATCTTACCGCTGGGATCCCAGGGCAGCATGATCTTCACCTTGATCCCCAGCACACCTTTGGACAGGCAGAACAGATTGCACctcaagtatttcacaccatttcaCCACTTATCATTTCTGGTCCTTTTCCATAAGACGACAAGTCGTCTTGATTAGTGTTGTCACTATACAAACCTTGTACTAATGAAACCAGGCCAATTATCTCAATACCAAGCAGTATTGCGATACCATAGGGGGAAATCAGCAGCCTAGTATCCTGTTCACCCCCAAGACGCTTGTTCCCGTTTTCAGGATTCGTACAGACAGTGGCAAGTCAAGTAAGGACTTTCAAGTACTAATATCTATTTTCAAGGACCATCAATTTGTAACAGTTAATATTATGCAATCGTTTCTAGTAGCCACCAGGTGGCAACATATTGCCACAACCTCATGGGGGAAAAACAGTATTCATCACTACCTTACAAGTTCTACTAAATAATACGATGTTTCACTACATGAGTGTTAAGTCAGTACTAATGATTTTGTAATTTGAGTAGTGACAAGCAGAGTTGAGACATGCCTACTGGTGAACACATTTCCTATTCACATTACTACACAATTCCAGCTGAATGACTGTTTTTATTGGGTATTTGGGAATCTACTAATTAATAGTTACAGAAAAGTGTCTTGCTTTAGTGTTGCTGGTCGGGAAAGGGTGGGTGGCCTGTGTGAAGGGAAAATGTGATGGCAGGCACACGGCTGCCGCTTGATAAAGCAGAATATCGCGGGCGCCCCGTAAATGAGGATATTGGCAAAAAAGCTGAAGGTTGTTGCAGAGAAGTGTGGGATGATTGGGTCCAGTGATATAGTGGTAAACTATACCGAAGAAAAATATAAGACGcaacgtgtaaagtgttggtctaaTGTTCTCAGAGCTGAAACTAgagataccagaaatgttccatacccacAAAAGGTAGGATTAAATCTACATTTGCCTGGCATTTTAGCTATCCATGTGACGTTGCCAGGCAGGTACAGtcagttctgtacctgcctggctGAGTGGCAGTGTGGATGGGATGAGCGAGCTCGCCTGGCAACCACAGCATGAAACACGTGAGGAAATAAAACTTAGTAGTCTGCCTGGAAATTAATTTGTAAGACCAATACATTTTGAACATGAACATATTTGGTTATGATCTGTTTTCTCATTTTAATCCAAGTACTTTTCAAGTATCAACttgagaaaatgtctgatttAAGGTATTCCAATACTTTAATTTCTGAGTTCTAAATTCAAGTACTTTAAGCACCTCAAGTGCCTTGTGCACTTGAGGTGCACAAGGCGTTTTCTAAACGTTCTACATATGTGCTAAGCAAAAAGCTGTCACAAATTCAAACATctattcaatacaacacattgaaTTTAACTTCAATGTTCAGTGTATAATAGATTGGCTGATTTGCTCATATTTACAAAGGCCTACCTGTGATTTGGTTGGAGGAATATACATGCATAATGAGctgcatgtcattgtggcagtaagggTAAAACACTGCAAGAAATGTTCTTTACTCTTCAGTTAACACAGGCATAAAACCCCAGGGTGACCTCACCTTGACGGAGCAGCACATGGCGGACAGCAGTGTCGACGTAGTAGTTAACGGGGTCTCCGCTGTGGATCATGAGGCCATCCACGAACTTCATAGATTTGGCCCTCTGACCCCTGAGCTTTCCAGAGACCACCACCTCACAACCCTTGGATCCGCTCTCCATGATGAAGCGCAGGACACCATAGCAGGCTCTGCAACACCAAA
The sequence above is a segment of the Salvelinus alpinus chromosome 1, SLU_Salpinus.1, whole genome shotgun sequence genome. Coding sequences within it:
- the LOC139549667 gene encoding small ribosomal subunit protein uS3 isoform X2; the encoded protein is MAVQISKKRKFVADGIFKAELNEFLTRELAEDGYSGVEVRVTPTRTEIIILATRTQNVLGEKGRRIRELTAVVQKRFGFPEGSVELYAEKVATRGLCAIAQAESLRYKLLGGLAVRRACYGVLRFIMESGSKGCEVVVSGKLRGQRAKSMKFVDGLMIHSGDPVNYYVDTAVRHVLLRQGVLGIKVKIMLPWDPSGKIGPKKPLPDHVSIVEPKDEQVPSTPISEQKGAKPEAAAVAPATPVPTA